A segment of the uncultured Desulfobulbus sp. genome:
TATTTTGTATTAGTATGCTTACATTTTCTTCAAATATTAATTGAAATTCAAATCTTCCTATTGCTATTTGCTCGACATGTTTTCCATTAATAAAATTAAATTTATCTTTTTTCATAAAAATTCACCCTGCATGCTACATCTTTGGTAATGGAATATGAGTGTCTTGTGGAGGCCCTGTTCTTCCTGTTGATGGATTTATTGGTTGTCCTGAAGAATTTGTTTGTATCCATCTTCCATTAGGATATCCTGGACGAGGTGTGCTGTCTATGCGAATTGCTGGACCTTTGCTTTGCATTCCCTGTGGTTGCCATACAGTTCCGCCTGCATTTCCAGGTCGAGATACCCATCCTTCTGGTATATTTGGCGTTTGAGGGGAATTTGTTGGTTGAATGAAATTTTTTGGTCTTGGGTTTTGTATAGGACATTGTTCATTGTTTTTAGATACTGATTGGCTTTCACTAAATATTTTAACAGCCAATTGGCTAATCTTTCCTAAGTTACCTCCCAAAAAAAATCCTATAATATAGAAGTCAGGGTATACTGGATTTATAGCATCTGGGTATTCTTCTAATCCCAAAGGATCAAATTTTAGGATAGGGTCTCCTCCTACATACCCATACAGATTGATCCCACCAGCCAATCCAATCGGATCAGCAGCTATATACCGTCCTGTTGTGGGATCATAGAACCGATGCCAATTGTAATGCAAGCCTGATTCTTGGTCGTAATATTGCCCAGGAAAACGAGGATTGTAGGTGAATGTGCCCAGATTGTTCGGGTTCTGGTTGGGCAGGATTCGCCCATATGGGTCATGATCCCAACGCCAAACAACGACGCCATTACTATTGGTTATGGTTGAAGGGGAGCCTATTTGATCGGGGTTGATGTAGTAGTTGCCAACCTTGGTTAAAACCGCGACTGGTAAGTCATCCAGCCAGACCGTTTCCTGAACAACGGAGCCGTCACCGCCATATTCACCGATAAGATGCCCAATCTCATCATAGACAAATACCCTTGAATCTTTGGCCACACGTTGGCCGAACCCATTGAAAAGGTATTGTGTGGTTTGGCTATTATTATCGGCAACCTGAATTAATCTACCCAATCCATCATAACTAAAATTCAGATAACCATCACTCGTAATGTTTCCGCTTTCGTCATATTCGTAAAGTTTGCTTGTTATATTTGTAGCGCTGTAGGTTGACTGACTTAATAACAGCTGGTTGTTAAGAATATAGTAGGAAAGTTCTGCCGATTCATTCTTTATGGTAATAGAGGGGGCAGAAGGATTACTGACTTGAATAATGCGCCCAGCCGCATCATAGCTGATATTTACGGTCTCCGGAACTGTTCCACCTATAGATATTCCTACGATTTTACCGTCTTGATCAAACTCCCTGCTGTAGGTTGCGCCGTTTGCTTGATGCCATGAATCTGCTGGGCCAAAAGGTTCATAGGTTATATTATTGATAAGTGTTGTTCCGTTCACACTTACCCCTGTCACCTGCCCGTTGGTGTTGTAGGAAAAACTCAATACTTTTCCAGAAGGGTAGGTCATTGAAATCAGCCGACCCGTTGTTTGGTTGTATTGATACTTGGTTGTTGAGGTAATGCTGTTAACGGACTGTTGTTTACGGGTAGTCCGTCCATGACTATCATAGGCCCATGTTGTCGTTCCGCTTGGATCGGTCATGGTGGTGAGATGACCAATGCCATTGGCACCCGTGTCATATTGATAAATAAGGCTGCCATCCTCAAACGTTGCCGACGTTCTTCTGTTAAGGGCATCGTAGGCGTAGTTTATTGTTTTCCCGCGTGCGTCGGTTGCGCTTGCAAGGTTACCGGCTTTATCAAATGTACGCGAAGTTGTGCCTGTGTCTTTGCTGACGATTTGTGTTTGTTCTCCAAAGGCATTGACCGTGTATTTGGTCGTAATGTCACGAGGGTCGGTCACGCTTGTTGGCTCATCCCCTGAGTTGTAATAAGAACTGTAACCATAATCATATTGGATACTTGTTTCTCCATCAGCAGGGTCTACAATCTTGATCAAACGATTAAGGTTATCATAAGTGTTAGTGGTAACTTGTGATAAAGGGTCGGTTACCGTGAGTAGATTGCTATTGGCATCGTAACCGTATTTGATAGTTTGACTTTTGGCGCCTATCGAAGACGCCAATCTATTCAATTTATCGTAGGTATATTTAACAAGTCTAGAAAGATTGCCATCACTGTCGAAAACCCTCTCACGCGTCTTGTTCCCGTCGGCATTCAGAGTGTAAGAAATAAGATTTCCGAGATTATCTTTGATAGATGTTAAGCGATGGGCGGTGTCGTAGCTGAATGTAAGAGATGAACTATCCGGTTGGATGATTTTGACAATGTTTCCTACGTTATCATAGGCGTAGGTGGTAACTTCCTGCCCTTGCGTAACAGAGGTAAGACGACCGCGGACGTCATATGTTAATGCGGTGCTTAGACCATTGGGATCAATAATATTGAGAGGATTGCCATTGGCGTCGTAACTGGTGAATTGAGTTACTTGTCCTAAGGGGTTGGTCACCGTGGCGATTCCGCCTTGAGCGTTGTAGGTGTAGGTTGTTATGTTATCCAGAGGATCGGTGACGGTGAGAAGCTGTGATTTATTGCTATAGCTATAGCTCCATGTTCTCGATTCATATTCAGATTCATCGAGAATGGTTTTGCTCAGAAGGTTCCCCTTGTCGTCATAAGTAAAGCTTGTTGTCCGGTTCGGCTCTTCGATCGTGATGGGGAGATGCAAGGTAGCGTGCCACGTGGTGTCAATGCTCTTGCTTTGTGCTGTGCCGTACGCTTCTGTCCTTTTGGTCTCCAATCCATCATCATTGCGTACGTAGGTCGTGATGATTCCGTTGGGGTTTGTTTTAGAGACTAGAAAACCGTTACTTGTATAAGTGTAGTTGGTGGATCCGCAACCAGATGCACAGTTTAAAATGCTTTTACCTGTTAACTTGCGTAATGGCGTAGCATCTGTATACCGATAGGATGTCTTTCTTCCTAAAGCGCTTGTTACGATAGGCGGATAGGTTGAATAGTCAATCGTGACTTTTTCTTGTTCGCCAGCATGTTCTGATGAAATCGCACGATCAAACTCGTCATATACCCATGATGCATACAAAACACCATTTTCATCGGTAATACTCGTTAAATTATGCGCATCATAAGTGTCATTATAGGCGTATTTTTTTGTGGTGCTATCTGGAAATCGAACGGTTTCTAGATTTTTTGTGGCATCGTATGTGTATTGATACTCATGCCCTGCTGAATCTGTAATTTTTGATAAAAGATTAGAGCTGTTGTATGTAAAAGTAAGCGTGTGCCCAAAGGGGCCTGTTACTTTATTTAAATAACCATCTGCATTGTACTGAAGAGAGGTGACAAGGCCGGTTCTGGTGGTGATTGATTTAAGTCGGCCATTTATATTGTAAATCTCTTTGGTGTCGTT
Coding sequences within it:
- a CDS encoding RHS repeat-associated core domain-containing protein, coding for MLDLFIGKIIFMEFCKIFKRIQKIMKNFFIILIILYILVPSISFSSLIVLDFEGIGDQQSVGDFYNGGEGTDYGVSFSDNTLAIIDQDSGGTGNFGGEPSPSTVMFFLTGSASTITVDGGFDTGFSFWYSAINQPGSVSVYDINDNLLTSLYLPTTYSNGGDPNGDFSPFVQIGVSFEGSASYVSFAGVQNQIGFDNITFGSSTAGGDPSLFPPDDKINNGNPDGCNSPNRLCTSEGNPINAITGNKFEKETDINSSTGILYGFVRYYNSQSTVTTTLGANWRSIYDRSLDFKGDSSIEAYRPDGQVEAFTLVSDAWEPGVDTTSKLSAQLNASNEQTGWEIVTNNDTKEIYNINGRLKSITTRTGLVTSLQYNADGYLNKVTGPFGHTLTFTYNSSNLLSKITDSAGHEYQYTYDATKNLETVRFPDSTTKKYAYNDTYDAHNLTSITDENGVLYASWVYDEFDRAISSEHAGEQEKVTIDYSTYPPIVTSALGRKTSYRYTDATPLRKLTGKSILNCASGCGSTNYTYTSNGFLVSKTNPNGIITTYVRNDDGLETKRTEAYGTAQSKSIDTTWHATLHLPITIEEPNRTTSFTYDDKGNLLSKTILDESEYESRTWSYSYSNKSQLLTVTDPLDNITTYTYNAQGGIATVTNPLGQVTQFTSYDANGNPLNIIDPNGLSTALTYDVRGRLTSVTQGQEVTTYAYDNVGNIVKIIQPDSSSLTFSYDTAHRLTSIKDNLGNLISYTLNADGNKTRERVFDSDGNLSRLVKYTYDKLNRLASSIGAKSQTIKYGYDANSNLLTVTDPLSQVTTNTYDNLNRLIKIVDPADGETSIQYDYGYSSYYNSGDEPTSVTDPRDITTKYTVNAFGEQTQIVSKDTGTTSRTFDKAGNLASATDARGKTINYAYDALNRRTSATFEDGSLIYQYDTGANGIGHLTTMTDPSGTTTWAYDSHGRTTRKQQSVNSITSTTKYQYNQTTGRLISMTYPSGKVLSFSYNTNGQVTGVSVNGTTLINNITYEPFGPADSWHQANGATYSREFDQDGKIVGISIGGTVPETVNISYDAAGRIIQVSNPSAPSITIKNESAELSYYILNNQLLLSQSTYSATNITSKLYEYDESGNITSDGYLNFSYDGLGRLIQVADNNSQTTQYLFNGFGQRVAKDSRVFVYDEIGHLIGEYGGDGSVVQETVWLDDLPVAVLTKVGNYYINPDQIGSPSTITNSNGVVVWRWDHDPYGRILPNQNPNNLGTFTYNPRFPGQYYDQESGLHYNWHRFYDPTTGRYIAADPIGLAGGINLYGYVGGDPILKFDPLGLEEYPDAINPVYPDFYIIGFFLGGNLGKISQLAVKIFSESQSVSKNNEQCPIQNPRPKNFIQPTNSPQTPNIPEGWVSRPGNAGGTVWQPQGMQSKGPAIRIDSTPRPGYPNGRWIQTNSSGQPINPSTGRTGPPQDTHIPLPKM